TAGATCCCTGCTACAGCTACACATCCTAAGAAGAATAAGGCTACATTGGTTTGCCATTGCGGATCTTTGATCAGAAAAGACCAGATCAGTCCTGCGGCCAGAAAACCATTGTATAATCCCTGGTTGGCAGCCAATCCCTTTGTAGGTTTAAACATTTCCGCAGGCAATGCTGCTTTGAAGACTTCTTTTCCCTTGGTTTCCCATGCGAACATTTCCATCCA
This window of the Chryseobacterium arthrosphaerae genome carries:
- a CDS encoding DUF1304 domain-containing protein; protein product: MEVIAKILIAAVALEHLYILWMEMFAWETKGKEVFKAALPAEMFKPTKGLAANQGLYNGFLAAGLIWSFLIKDPQWQTNVALFFLGCVAVAGIYGAISATKKIFFVQALPAILAIIAVLLK